Proteins from a single region of Acidobacteriota bacterium:
- a CDS encoding YggT family protein encodes MSALATLLGYVIWVIIAWIVLGYIVVLGRVPGGHPVRKAYDALEKVIQPVLRPIRNVLPPVRIGGAALDLAPMVLIFGVIILQGVLR; translated from the coding sequence GTGAGCGCTCTAGCGACCCTTCTTGGATACGTCATTTGGGTGATCATTGCCTGGATTGTGCTCGGGTATATCGTTGTCTTGGGGCGGGTGCCGGGGGGGCACCCGGTGCGCAAGGCTTACGACGCCCTCGAAAAGGTGATTCAGCCGGTGCTGAGACCCATCAGAAACGTTCTCCCGCCTGTGCGGATCGGCGGTGCCGCACTTGACCTTGCCCCAATGGTTCTTATTTTTGGCGTGATCATTTTACAGGGCGTTCTACGGTGA
- a CDS encoding 6-phosphofructokinase produces MKRIGILTSGGDSPGMNTAVRAVVRTAVAQGLEIHGIRGGFTGLLAGDWDVLNARDVGDILHRGGTFLHTSRCKDMLTDSGIRLALDQIQEAKLDGIVVIGGDGSLAGAHALAGQGVPTVGIPASIDNDIWGTDMSIGVDTALNTIMETVDKLRDTASSHQRAFLIETMGRDCGYLALMAGVVCGAEFSLIPEIDVSLEEVAAAVSAAYARGKSHSMILVAEGASLEIHDVATYLDDLSLGYDSRITILGHVQRGGVPSAFDRFLATRLGVAAVTAMVEGSHDVMTALNGKDIELVSLADGVGKQRPANLDFHEMTTMLAR; encoded by the coding sequence ATGAAGCGTATCGGGATTCTCACATCGGGCGGGGATTCACCAGGAATGAACACCGCGGTCCGCGCTGTTGTGCGGACCGCGGTCGCTCAAGGTCTCGAGATTCACGGTATCCGCGGAGGGTTCACCGGTCTTCTCGCCGGCGATTGGGACGTGCTTAACGCACGCGACGTTGGCGACATTCTCCATCGAGGCGGAACGTTTCTGCACACCTCTCGATGCAAGGACATGCTCACAGACTCCGGCATACGCTTGGCGCTCGACCAAATCCAGGAGGCAAAACTCGACGGCATAGTTGTCATAGGCGGTGATGGGTCGCTCGCCGGCGCCCACGCCCTTGCGGGCCAGGGTGTGCCAACCGTCGGTATTCCAGCATCGATTGACAACGACATCTGGGGAACCGACATGTCGATCGGAGTCGACACCGCGCTTAACACGATCATGGAAACAGTAGACAAGCTACGCGACACCGCATCCAGCCATCAGCGGGCGTTCCTCATTGAGACGATGGGGCGCGACTGCGGATACTTGGCACTAATGGCCGGCGTGGTATGTGGCGCCGAATTTTCTCTCATCCCCGAAATCGATGTGTCTCTTGAAGAGGTTGCCGCCGCGGTTTCAGCCGCATACGCCCGCGGAAAGAGCCACTCCATGATCCTTGTTGCCGAGGGCGCCTCGTTGGAAATACATGACGTCGCGACATATCTCGACGACCTGTCTCTCGGCTACGACTCGCGCATCACGATACTTGGGCATGTCCAACGCGGTGGAGTCCCCTCGGCGTTTGACCGTTTTCTTGCGACCCGCCTCGGTGTGGCCGCCGTTACAGCAATGGTTGAAGGGTCCCACGACGTCATGACGGCGTTGAATGGCAAAGACATCGAACTCGTGTCGCTGGCGGACGGCGTCGGGAAACAGCGACCAGCCAACCTGGACTTCCACGAGATGACGACGATGCTTGCCCGGTGA
- a CDS encoding isoleucine--tRNA ligase, whose translation MSTNPAFKKVNSRLDLTHVDADVLALWKKIGAFQASIDNRVDAPEYTFYDGPPFATGSPHYGHLLQAVIKDVVPRYWTMRGYRVERRFGWDTHGLPVEMEVEKQLGVSGPKQINAIGVDAFNEACRAMVNTTTKEWEDIMDRVGRWVDFENDYKTMDVDFMETVWWVFKSLWDRDLIYQAYKVLPYSYGATTPLSNFEANLDYRDVDDPSITVRLRITEDHGPLKKDDFLLVWTTTPWTLPSNLAAAVGEDASYVAIDGLPGGFEGRHWLAPERVEHYAPGAETIASATGREMVGATYEPIFDYFADKAALGAFRVIVNPEVTTNEGTGLVHMAPAYGESDFAAFQAAGIDVIVEPLDAEARFTDEVGPELVGVQVKDADPIIISMLKDAGNLVRHEQVHHSYPFCWRTGTPLIYRAIPTWFVKVESFRDRMVEANKTIRWVPEAVGAKRFGNWLENARDWAISRNRYWGSCIPVWECDTCKERLCIGSRQELFEHSGVMVDDLHKHIVDLVTFPCANDEGTMVRVPEVLDCWFESGSMPYAQIHYPFENEERFAARYPADFIAEGLDQTRGWFYTLLVLGTAIFDEAPFQNCVVTGMILADDGRKMSKSLKNYPDPTGVIDAFGADALRAYLINSPVVRGEPLRFQEQGVRDVVRTVLLPYWNAYSFFSLYAEADNLTRADLDAAPPLGERPEIDRWIISVLQSLIRDVNTEMERYRLYAVIPPILGFIDDLTNWYIRRSRRRFWRQRTENDADKLAAFATLHEVLTTFGRVAAPILPFITEEIYQVLEREHDADVPASIHLTNYPEADTAAIDTDLESAMASVRTAVNLGRRLRRQHDLRVRQPLSTLTVVSREPTEREALESHAALIREELNVKSLVIEADETHLVTLSAKANFKKLGPRFGKDMRTVAAAIERLDHEAVDRLLRGESVDVVGHNILLDDVAVQRDPLAGLVVTTGAHITVALDTHVSDELRSEGTAREFINRIQGIRRDIGMDVTDRIEIGWSTLDGVLAGVLEEHAGIIAQECLAVSVTKRNGKLDHQLDLDGLVLTVSIETIVN comes from the coding sequence GTGAGCACCAACCCAGCGTTTAAGAAGGTCAATTCGCGCCTTGACCTCACCCACGTCGATGCCGATGTCCTCGCACTGTGGAAAAAGATCGGTGCGTTCCAGGCCTCGATCGACAACCGAGTCGACGCCCCCGAGTACACGTTCTATGACGGGCCGCCGTTCGCCACCGGTTCGCCACACTACGGGCACCTGCTACAGGCGGTCATTAAGGATGTGGTGCCACGCTACTGGACGATGCGTGGATACCGGGTTGAGCGTCGATTCGGCTGGGACACACATGGACTCCCCGTGGAAATGGAGGTCGAGAAACAGCTCGGCGTGTCAGGTCCCAAGCAGATCAACGCGATCGGGGTCGATGCGTTTAACGAGGCCTGCCGTGCAATGGTGAACACCACCACCAAAGAGTGGGAGGACATCATGGACCGGGTCGGCCGCTGGGTCGACTTCGAAAACGACTACAAAACCATGGATGTCGACTTTATGGAGACCGTGTGGTGGGTGTTCAAGTCGCTATGGGACCGTGACCTGATATACCAGGCGTACAAGGTGTTGCCGTATTCGTACGGGGCGACAACACCACTCTCCAACTTTGAAGCGAACCTCGATTATCGCGACGTCGATGATCCGTCGATCACCGTGCGCCTCAGAATTACCGAGGACCACGGTCCACTCAAGAAAGACGATTTCTTGTTGGTGTGGACCACTACACCATGGACGTTGCCCTCGAACCTTGCAGCCGCGGTCGGCGAAGACGCGTCCTATGTTGCAATCGACGGCCTCCCCGGCGGATTCGAGGGCCGCCACTGGTTGGCGCCCGAACGCGTCGAGCACTACGCCCCTGGAGCGGAGACCATAGCTTCGGCCACCGGCCGCGAAATGGTTGGTGCTACCTACGAACCGATCTTTGACTACTTCGCAGACAAGGCCGCACTGGGGGCGTTTCGCGTCATTGTCAACCCCGAGGTGACGACCAATGAAGGTACCGGCCTGGTCCACATGGCGCCTGCGTACGGCGAGTCTGACTTTGCCGCTTTCCAAGCAGCAGGCATCGACGTCATCGTTGAGCCACTTGACGCAGAGGCGCGATTCACCGACGAGGTTGGCCCCGAACTCGTGGGTGTGCAGGTCAAAGACGCCGACCCAATCATCATTTCAATGTTGAAGGACGCCGGCAATCTGGTGCGCCACGAACAGGTCCACCACAGCTACCCGTTCTGTTGGCGTACTGGCACGCCGCTGATCTACCGTGCAATACCGACGTGGTTCGTCAAAGTCGAGTCGTTCCGCGACCGAATGGTCGAAGCTAACAAGACAATCCGATGGGTCCCCGAGGCTGTCGGCGCCAAACGGTTTGGTAACTGGCTCGAGAATGCCCGTGACTGGGCAATCAGCCGCAACCGCTACTGGGGCTCGTGCATCCCCGTGTGGGAGTGCGACACCTGCAAGGAACGGTTGTGCATCGGTTCGCGCCAAGAGCTGTTCGAACACTCTGGGGTGATGGTCGACGACCTGCACAAACACATCGTCGATCTCGTCACATTCCCCTGCGCGAACGACGAAGGCACCATGGTTCGTGTGCCAGAGGTACTCGATTGCTGGTTCGAATCTGGCTCGATGCCGTACGCCCAGATCCACTACCCCTTCGAGAACGAAGAGCGCTTTGCGGCGCGGTACCCGGCCGACTTCATCGCGGAAGGGTTGGACCAGACCCGCGGCTGGTTCTACACGCTGCTTGTCCTCGGCACCGCAATTTTCGACGAGGCGCCGTTTCAGAACTGTGTCGTGACAGGGATGATCCTTGCCGACGACGGCAGAAAAATGTCGAAGAGCCTCAAGAACTACCCTGATCCGACCGGGGTGATCGACGCGTTTGGCGCGGACGCCCTTCGTGCGTACCTGATCAATTCGCCCGTCGTACGCGGCGAGCCGCTCAGGTTTCAGGAACAGGGCGTGCGAGATGTAGTACGCACCGTGTTGCTTCCCTACTGGAACGCGTATTCGTTCTTTTCTCTGTACGCTGAAGCAGACAACCTGACCCGAGCCGATCTTGATGCGGCACCACCTCTTGGCGAACGCCCTGAAATCGACCGATGGATAATTTCCGTGCTTCAGTCGCTGATCCGCGACGTCAATACGGAGATGGAGCGCTACCGCCTGTACGCGGTCATCCCTCCGATCTTGGGTTTCATCGACGACCTCACGAACTGGTACATCCGGCGGTCGCGTCGGCGTTTCTGGCGCCAACGGACCGAAAACGACGCCGACAAGTTGGCGGCGTTCGCAACTCTCCACGAAGTGCTCACCACGTTCGGCCGTGTCGCCGCACCGATATTGCCCTTCATCACCGAGGAGATCTATCAAGTGCTGGAAAGGGAACATGATGCTGACGTGCCAGCGAGCATCCACCTCACCAACTACCCCGAAGCAGACACGGCGGCGATCGACACAGATCTGGAAAGCGCAATGGCATCGGTACGCACCGCCGTCAATCTGGGACGCCGATTGAGGCGACAGCACGACCTTCGAGTTCGCCAGCCGCTGTCAACGCTAACGGTCGTCTCGCGCGAACCAACCGAACGGGAGGCGCTTGAGTCCCACGCCGCCCTCATTCGCGAGGAGCTCAACGTGAAGTCCCTCGTGATTGAGGCCGACGAAACCCACCTCGTAACCCTCTCCGCCAAGGCGAATTTCAAGAAACTGGGCCCGCGGTTCGGAAAGGATATGAGGACGGTCGCCGCGGCGATCGAACGACTCGACCACGAGGCCGTGGACAGGCTTCTGCGCGGAGAGTCGGTCGATGTCGTCGGTCACAACATCTTGCTCGATGATGTAGCCGTTCAGCGGGATCCGCTTGCGGGTCTTGTTGTCACTACCGGGGCGCACATCACCGTCGCCCTTGACACACATGTTTCGGACGAGCTCCGTTCTGAGGGGACGGCCCGCGAATTCATTAATCGGATTCAGGGAATCCGTCGAGATATTGGAATGGATGTGACTGACCGAATCGAGATTGGTTGGTCCACACTCGACGGTGTGTTGGCCGGTGTCCTCGAAGAGCACGCAGGGATCATCGCTCAAGAGTGTCTCGCGGTGTCGGTGACAAAACGCAATGGGAAGCTCGACCACCAACTAGATCTCGACGGTCTCGTCCTGACGGTCTCGATCGAGACGATCGTCAACTAA
- the lspA gene encoding signal peptidase II: protein MDTSPRLSNLMLAMFVAADVLVLDIASKAWAVSRLTGNPLNVIDGFLRFAVTHNPGASFSSFQNSGPVIAIVGIGVTVFVVKTVDKVDHRREVVGLGFILGGAMGNLVDRIFRGDGLLDGAVVDFIDFSFFPTFNLADTSLTIGVVLMLLSGLLARRSAKTSVS, encoded by the coding sequence ATGGACACATCACCACGACTCTCAAATCTTATGCTTGCCATGTTTGTTGCGGCGGACGTTCTCGTGCTCGACATCGCTTCGAAGGCCTGGGCAGTGAGCCGGTTGACCGGCAACCCGCTCAATGTCATCGATGGGTTTCTTCGGTTTGCGGTGACACACAACCCCGGTGCGTCATTTTCGTCTTTTCAGAACTCCGGCCCCGTCATCGCGATCGTCGGCATTGGGGTAACAGTGTTTGTCGTGAAGACGGTTGACAAAGTTGATCACCGCCGGGAGGTTGTCGGTCTTGGTTTCATCCTGGGTGGCGCGATGGGAAACCTTGTCGACCGCATCTTTCGTGGTGACGGGCTGCTCGACGGTGCAGTAGTTGACTTCATCGACTTCTCATTCTTCCCGACGTTCAATCTTGCGGACACTTCGCTCACGATTGGTGTCGTGCTGATGCTCCTGAGCGGCTTGCTGGCGCGTCGGTCGGCCAAGACGTCGGTTTCATGA
- a CDS encoding cell division protein SepF: MASLWNKALFQLGLVDDEQVESSEEQSGGAGNESGVRRVEASQHQAVRPVAPVEPPSVSHGIIGRRVEPPSMGGSRPSGPRTRSEAGVTVRASGGGPLTADETSPQMHIESELVVARSFDDAKALADHIRANRPVVMDLRGTEPEMVRRLVDFASGLTYSLSGNMAKIAQGVILVTPPNRSISVQERQRLADLGLYSGSVG, encoded by the coding sequence ATGGCATCACTTTGGAACAAGGCGCTTTTTCAGCTGGGTCTCGTCGACGACGAGCAGGTCGAGAGCTCCGAAGAGCAGTCAGGTGGCGCTGGTAACGAGAGTGGTGTTCGCCGCGTCGAGGCATCCCAGCATCAGGCTGTGCGGCCAGTTGCCCCGGTCGAACCACCATCAGTGAGCCACGGGATCATCGGGCGGAGGGTGGAACCCCCGTCGATGGGTGGCAGTCGTCCTAGTGGGCCCCGCACTCGTTCAGAAGCCGGTGTCACTGTTCGTGCGAGCGGCGGAGGTCCGCTCACAGCGGATGAGACGTCGCCGCAAATGCACATCGAATCAGAGCTGGTGGTAGCGCGATCGTTCGACGACGCAAAGGCGCTTGCCGACCACATCAGAGCAAACCGCCCGGTGGTAATGGACCTCCGTGGAACCGAACCGGAAATGGTCCGTCGGCTCGTCGACTTCGCGAGCGGACTCACATACTCGCTGTCCGGCAACATGGCCAAGATCGCCCAGGGTGTGATTTTGGTGACTCCGCCGAACAGGTCCATCTCAGTACAAGAGCGGCAACGTCTTGCAGACCTCGGCCTGTACTCCGGATCGGTCGGGTAA
- a CDS encoding DUF167 domain-containing protein, whose translation MAKVRITDHPDGTVIDVWVVPGASRTEVVGAHNAALKIRVAAPPEGGKASTAVRKILIQFFACDDATLIRGATSRRKQWLLTGIDRAAVVAILGPDKLRN comes from the coding sequence ATGGCAAAAGTCCGGATCACAGACCACCCCGATGGAACCGTCATTGACGTGTGGGTGGTTCCCGGGGCGTCGCGCACCGAGGTCGTTGGCGCCCATAACGCCGCCCTCAAGATCCGCGTCGCAGCACCGCCCGAAGGTGGCAAAGCAAGCACTGCGGTCCGCAAGATCCTGATCCAGTTCTTCGCATGCGACGACGCGACACTGATTCGCGGTGCCACCTCCAGACGCAAACAGTGGTTGTTGACCGGTATCGACCGAGCAGCCGTGGTGGCGATCCTCGGTCCCGACAAGCTGCGAAACTGA
- a CDS encoding RluA family pseudouridine synthase: protein MTKPLEETSHVVTASDAGARFDKIVATVAGVSRGVAARLIADGRATLRGRSAKGNSRVVVDDVVLVLTTQQKLVGVPMSIDIAYRDEHVLVVNKVPGRVVHPGAGHSGDTLVNGLVYQYPELESLGEERRWGLVHRLDKDTSGLLMVGLDETTFDELREQLAARKIERRYTALVHGSLAVSTGTIEASIGRDPRAPTKMAIVQGGRFARTHYRTIERWADHVLLQVTLDTGRTHQIRVHMQSIGHPIVNDPVYGNQLVSVADPGRVWLHATSLAFIHPVTHKEIRVQAPLPRDLAESLETLRRR, encoded by the coding sequence ATGACGAAGCCGCTTGAAGAGACCAGCCACGTCGTTACCGCTTCCGACGCTGGCGCCAGATTCGACAAAATCGTCGCAACCGTCGCCGGCGTGTCGAGGGGTGTCGCCGCCCGCCTTATTGCGGATGGGCGCGCAACGCTGAGGGGCAGATCGGCAAAGGGCAACTCACGCGTCGTGGTCGACGATGTCGTCTTGGTGCTGACGACGCAACAAAAACTTGTTGGTGTGCCGATGTCGATCGATATTGCCTATCGCGACGAGCATGTGCTGGTTGTCAACAAGGTGCCAGGCAGAGTCGTACACCCCGGTGCCGGCCATTCGGGTGACACCCTTGTCAATGGACTCGTGTATCAATACCCTGAGCTTGAATCGCTCGGTGAAGAACGCCGCTGGGGTCTCGTGCACAGGCTTGACAAGGACACCTCGGGTCTACTGATGGTCGGTCTCGACGAAACCACGTTTGACGAGTTACGCGAGCAGCTCGCCGCCAGGAAGATTGAACGTCGGTACACCGCCCTTGTACACGGTTCGCTTGCAGTCAGCACAGGAACGATCGAGGCCTCCATCGGGCGCGATCCTCGCGCTCCGACAAAGATGGCGATCGTGCAAGGTGGGCGGTTTGCGCGAACGCACTATAGGACAATCGAACGATGGGCTGACCATGTACTGCTACAAGTCACGCTCGATACCGGGCGCACCCACCAGATCCGGGTCCATATGCAGTCCATTGGTCACCCTATCGTCAACGACCCGGTGTACGGGAACCAACTTGTTTCGGTGGCCGACCCAGGCAGGGTTTGGTTGCATGCCACCAGCCTTGCATTCATCCACCCTGTCACCCACAAAGAAATCCGGGTACAGGCGCCGCTGCCTCGCGACTTGGCCGAATCTCTGGAGACACTGCGGCGCAGGTGA